Proteins encoded in a region of the Saccharothrix ecbatanensis genome:
- a CDS encoding RICIN domain-containing protein, with protein sequence MFRFRRTVFAALAVVGLTVAMAPQAGAATYYNLVNYKSNKCMSVEGGGSTTNGANIIQWRCNDGGEQLWYWSGGQLKNGKSGKCLSVSGGGSTANGAELIQWTCNGGAEQSWYTSNGYLVNAKSGKVASVSDGGSTVNGAKVVQWSANGGAEQGWYFDARIIDA encoded by the coding sequence GTGTTCCGCTTTCGTAGAACGGTTTTCGCTGCCCTGGCGGTCGTCGGGCTGACCGTGGCCATGGCACCGCAGGCCGGCGCGGCGACCTACTACAACCTCGTGAACTACAAGAGCAACAAGTGCATGTCCGTCGAGGGCGGCGGCAGCACCACGAACGGCGCCAACATCATCCAGTGGCGCTGCAACGACGGCGGCGAACAGCTCTGGTACTGGTCCGGCGGCCAGCTGAAGAACGGCAAGAGCGGCAAGTGCCTGTCGGTCTCCGGCGGCGGCAGCACCGCCAATGGCGCCGAGTTGATCCAGTGGACCTGCAACGGCGGGGCCGAGCAGTCCTGGTACACGTCGAACGGCTACCTGGTCAACGCCAAGAGCGGCAAGGTCGCCTCGGTGTCCGACGGTGGCAGCACCGTCAACGGCGCCAAGGTGGTCCAGTGGTCGGCCAACGGCGGCGCCGAGCAGGGCTGGTACTTCGACGCCCGGATCATCGACGCCTGA
- the galK gene encoding galactokinase has protein sequence MSPARRAVAAFTRLHGAEPVGVWSAPGRVNLIGEHTDYNDGFVLPFALPHRTAVAASPRADGRLHVATVGDGGTVQQASPIAVADLEPGAVGGWAAYPAGVAWALRAQGVTGGANLVIAGDVPTGAGLSSSHALECAVALALLGLADRPADDLPRIARWVQRAENEFVGAPTGLLDQTASLCCTEAHVLFLDVRSFEAEQVPFDAAEHGLEVLVIDTRASHSHTDGGYGARRAGCEKAASILGVPALRDVDVDGLDAASARLPEGLRPLVRHVVTENERVLASVGLLRAGRIAELGPLLDASHASLRDDYKVSAPELDVAVDAANAAGALGARMTGGGFGGSAIALVPVQRHDDVVRRVHAAFAERGWTAPRTFTAVPSAGAGRDR, from the coding sequence CCGGCGCGGCGTGCGGTCGCCGCGTTCACCCGGCTGCACGGCGCCGAGCCCGTTGGCGTGTGGTCGGCGCCCGGTCGGGTGAACTTGATCGGGGAGCACACGGACTACAACGACGGGTTCGTGCTCCCTTTCGCACTGCCGCACCGGACGGCGGTGGCCGCGTCGCCGCGGGCCGACGGCCGGTTGCACGTGGCCACGGTCGGTGACGGCGGCACGGTGCAGCAAGCGTCGCCGATCGCGGTGGCCGACCTCGAACCCGGCGCGGTCGGCGGCTGGGCCGCCTACCCGGCCGGTGTGGCGTGGGCGCTGCGCGCGCAGGGCGTGACCGGCGGCGCGAACCTGGTGATCGCCGGTGACGTGCCGACGGGCGCGGGCCTGTCCTCGTCGCACGCGCTGGAGTGCGCGGTGGCGCTGGCGCTGCTCGGGCTCGCCGACCGTCCCGCCGACGACCTGCCGCGGATCGCGCGCTGGGTGCAGCGGGCGGAGAACGAGTTCGTCGGCGCGCCCACCGGTCTGCTGGACCAGACGGCGTCGCTGTGCTGCACCGAGGCGCACGTCCTGTTCCTGGACGTCCGTTCGTTCGAGGCCGAGCAGGTGCCGTTCGACGCGGCCGAGCACGGCCTGGAAGTGCTGGTGATCGACACCCGGGCCAGTCACTCGCACACCGACGGCGGCTACGGCGCGCGGCGTGCGGGTTGCGAGAAGGCCGCCTCGATCCTGGGTGTGCCCGCGCTGCGGGACGTGGACGTGGACGGGTTGGACGCCGCGTCGGCCCGGCTGCCAGAGGGCCTGCGCCCGCTGGTGCGGCACGTGGTGACGGAGAACGAGCGGGTGCTGGCGTCGGTGGGATTGCTGCGCGCGGGCCGGATTGCCGAGTTGGGGCCGCTGCTGGACGCGTCGCACGCCTCGCTGCGTGACGACTACAAGGTGTCGGCGCCGGAGCTGGACGTCGCGGTGGACGCGGCGAACGCGGCGGGTGCGCTGGGCGCCCGGATGACCGGTGGCGGCTTCGGCGGGTCGGCGATCGCGCTGGTACCCGTGCAGCGGCACGACGACGTGGTGCGGCGGGTGCACGCGGCGTTCGCGGAGCGCGGCTGGACCGCGCCCAGGACTTTCACTGCGGTGCCCTCGGCGGGCGCCGGGCGCGACAGATGA
- the galE gene encoding UDP-glucose 4-epimerase GalE has product MKLLVTGGAGYVGSVCAARLVESGHEVVVLDDLSTGHADAVPDGARLVEAGIDEAIGEVLAEGFDGVLHFAAKSLVGESMVDPAKYWQGNVVTSLRLLDAMREHGTSRLVFSSTAATYGEPEQVPIAETAPTRPTNTYGATKLAIDHAISSYAAAHGLAAVSLRYFNVAGAYGRFGERHGVETHLIPIVLQVAMGKRERVQVYGDDWPTDDGTCVRDYIHVVDLADAHLRALAHASAGEHRIYNLGNGMGFSVKQVIDACREVTGHPIPADVAPRRAGDPAVLVASSERARTELGWKPERVDMAGIVRDAWDFTRAQQGA; this is encoded by the coding sequence GTGAAGTTGCTCGTCACGGGCGGTGCCGGGTACGTGGGCAGCGTGTGCGCGGCCAGGCTGGTGGAGTCCGGGCACGAGGTGGTCGTGCTGGACGACCTGTCCACCGGGCACGCCGACGCGGTGCCCGACGGCGCGCGGTTGGTCGAGGCGGGCATCGACGAGGCGATCGGCGAGGTGCTCGCCGAAGGTTTCGACGGCGTGCTGCACTTCGCGGCCAAGTCGCTGGTCGGCGAGTCCATGGTCGATCCCGCGAAGTACTGGCAGGGCAACGTGGTGACGTCGCTGCGGCTGCTGGACGCGATGCGCGAGCACGGCACGTCCCGGCTGGTGTTCTCCTCCACCGCCGCGACCTACGGCGAGCCGGAGCAGGTGCCTATCGCGGAGACCGCGCCGACCCGGCCCACCAACACCTATGGCGCGACGAAGCTCGCGATCGACCACGCGATCAGCTCCTACGCCGCCGCGCACGGCCTGGCCGCCGTGTCGCTGCGCTACTTCAACGTGGCCGGCGCGTACGGGCGGTTCGGCGAGCGGCACGGCGTGGAGACGCACCTGATCCCGATCGTGTTGCAGGTCGCGATGGGCAAGCGTGAACGCGTGCAGGTGTACGGCGACGACTGGCCCACCGACGACGGCACGTGCGTCCGCGACTACATCCACGTCGTGGACCTGGCCGACGCGCACCTGCGGGCGTTGGCGCACGCCTCGGCGGGTGAGCACCGGATCTACAACCTGGGCAACGGGATGGGCTTTTCCGTCAAGCAGGTCATCGACGCGTGCCGCGAGGTGACCGGGCACCCGATCCCGGCGGACGTGGCGCCGCGCCGGGCGGGTGACCCGGCGGTGCTGGTCGCCTCCAGCGAGCGGGCGCGCACGGAGTTGGGGTGGAAGCCGGAGCGGGTGGACATGGCCGGCATCGTGCGTGACGCGTGGGACTTCACCCGGGCACAACAGGGGGCGTGA
- a CDS encoding S9 family peptidase — protein sequence MTGESTEAGFGDLDSYNEMPRVSSPALSPDGTRMVAVVATLAPDGKTWQGALWEIDPAGERPARRLTRGGKGESAPAFTPDGALLFVSARPDQEAKPADGKAAKDKAALWLLPPVGEARELYRPAGGVSEFAVARDAGTVLLAAGAHPHAEFGEQDEQHRKAREDAGVTAILHESYPVRYWDSDLGPSFPRLLATTSPVDVDSARIDQAEGLVDLTPNAAARLDDSPAISPDGRWVAHAERVAVSASYGSRIRLRLTSTDGATDRVLADREGYSFLQPVFLPDSSGVIAVRAFDSTPDSPWTNTLVRVDLESGAVEELAADFPEEPDSPVVSPTGDAVYFTSSHRGHQPIWKLDLASGAVVKLTASGAYTNVMVSPDGASVYALRNAWDHPPQPVRLSASGVDQDAVPLPAPGGVEALPGTLTEIDTVVEDDRTVRAWLVLPAGASTDRPAPLLLWVHGGPVMSWSGWSWRWNPWLMAARGYAVLLPDPALSTGYGHDFVRAGWASWGVKPYTDLMAITDVAVRRDDIDDSRTAAMGGSFGGYMANWIATQTDRFKAIVTHASLWHLDAFTGTTDDSYYWIREMGDPLRQQEQVRANSPHLRVADIKTPMLVIHGDKDYRVPIGEGQRLYFDLVRHGVPAKFLYFPSENHWILTPGNAKVWYETIFAFLAEHVLGEPWRRPELL from the coding sequence ATGACAGGCGAGAGCACCGAGGCCGGGTTCGGGGACCTGGACTCGTACAACGAGATGCCGCGGGTGTCGTCGCCGGCGCTGTCGCCGGACGGCACGCGGATGGTCGCCGTGGTGGCGACCCTGGCGCCGGACGGCAAGACGTGGCAGGGCGCGCTGTGGGAGATCGACCCCGCCGGCGAACGGCCCGCGCGGCGGTTGACCCGTGGTGGGAAGGGCGAATCGGCGCCCGCGTTCACGCCGGACGGCGCGCTGCTGTTCGTCTCGGCGCGGCCGGACCAGGAGGCCAAGCCGGCGGACGGCAAGGCCGCCAAGGACAAGGCCGCGCTGTGGCTGCTGCCTCCCGTGGGTGAGGCGCGCGAGCTGTACCGGCCCGCCGGTGGCGTGTCGGAGTTCGCGGTGGCGCGGGACGCGGGCACGGTGCTGCTCGCGGCGGGCGCGCACCCTCACGCGGAGTTCGGCGAGCAGGACGAACAGCACCGCAAGGCCCGTGAGGACGCCGGGGTGACCGCGATCCTGCACGAGTCGTACCCGGTGCGGTACTGGGACTCGGACCTCGGCCCGAGCTTCCCCCGGCTGCTGGCCACCACGTCGCCGGTGGACGTGGACAGCGCGCGGATCGACCAGGCCGAGGGTCTGGTGGACCTGACGCCGAACGCCGCCGCGCGGTTGGACGACTCCCCCGCCATCAGCCCGGACGGGCGGTGGGTGGCGCATGCGGAGCGCGTCGCGGTGAGCGCGTCGTACGGCTCGCGAATCCGGCTGCGGCTGACGTCGACCGACGGCGCCACGGATCGCGTCCTGGCCGATCGTGAGGGGTATTCGTTCCTCCAGCCGGTGTTCCTGCCGGACTCGTCCGGGGTGATCGCGGTGCGGGCGTTCGACTCGACGCCGGACAGCCCGTGGACGAACACGTTGGTGCGCGTCGACCTGGAGTCCGGCGCGGTCGAGGAGCTGGCGGCGGACTTCCCCGAGGAGCCGGACAGCCCGGTGGTGAGCCCGACCGGTGACGCGGTGTACTTCACCAGCAGCCACCGGGGGCACCAGCCGATCTGGAAGCTCGACCTGGCGTCCGGCGCGGTGGTGAAGCTGACCGCGTCCGGCGCGTACACCAACGTCATGGTCAGCCCCGACGGTGCGTCGGTGTACGCGTTGCGCAACGCGTGGGACCACCCGCCGCAGCCCGTGCGGCTGTCCGCGTCCGGGGTGGACCAGGACGCCGTGCCGCTGCCCGCGCCCGGTGGGGTCGAGGCGCTGCCCGGCACGTTGACCGAGATCGACACGGTGGTCGAGGACGACCGGACCGTTCGCGCGTGGCTGGTGCTGCCGGCCGGCGCGTCGACCGACCGGCCCGCGCCGCTGTTGCTGTGGGTGCACGGCGGTCCGGTGATGAGCTGGAGCGGGTGGAGTTGGCGCTGGAACCCGTGGCTGATGGCCGCGCGGGGCTACGCGGTGCTGCTTCCGGACCCGGCGCTGTCCACCGGCTACGGCCACGACTTCGTCCGCGCGGGGTGGGCTTCGTGGGGTGTGAAGCCGTACACGGACTTGATGGCGATCACCGACGTGGCCGTGCGGCGGGACGACATCGACGACTCGCGCACGGCCGCCATGGGTGGGTCGTTCGGCGGGTACATGGCGAACTGGATCGCCACTCAGACCGACCGGTTCAAGGCGATCGTGACGCACGCGTCGCTGTGGCACCTGGACGCGTTCACCGGGACCACGGACGACTCGTACTACTGGATCCGCGAGATGGGCGACCCCCTTCGGCAGCAGGAGCAGGTGCGGGCCAACTCGCCCCACCTGCGGGTGGCGGACATCAAGACGCCGATGCTGGTGATCCACGGGGACAAGGACTACCGGGTCCCGATCGGCGAGGGCCAACGGCTCTACTTCGACCTCGTGCGGCACGGGGTGCCGGCGAAGTTCCTGTACTTCCCGAGCGAGAACCACTGGATCCTCACGCCCGGGAACGCGAAGGTCTGGTACGAAACGATCTTCGCTTTCCTGGCCGAGCACGTGCTCGGTGAGCCCTGGCGCCGACCGGAACTGCTCTAG